In Streptomyces violaceusniger Tu 4113, one DNA window encodes the following:
- the mctP gene encoding monocarboxylate uptake permease MctP yields the protein MNGGVNGVALAVFIFFFVVVTAMGFLAARWRRAENANNLDEWGLGGRSFGTWVTWFLLGGDLYTAYTFVAVPAAIYAAGASGFFAVPYTILVYPLIFTFLPRLWSVSHKHGYVTTSDFVRGRFGSKGLSLAVAVTGILATMPYIALQLVGIQAVLDVMGVGGGENTNWFIKDLPLLIAFGVLAAYTYSSGLRAPALIAFVKDTLIYIVIAVAIIYIPIKLGGFDDIFAAANDKFTKAGTGSLAPPAEGQWAYGTLALGSALALFMYPHSITATLSSRSRQVIRRNTTILPLYSLMLGLLALLGFMAIAAGVQVENGQLAIPQLFEDMFPDWFAGIAFAAIGIGALVPAAIMSIAAANLFTRNIYKDFLRPNATPEEETKVSKLVSLLVKVGALIFVLGMDKTVAINFQLLGGIWILQTFPALVGGLFTRWFHRWALLAGWAVGMVYGTWKAYDTPSGTQKHFGNTADMPAIGEIGYIGFTAIALNVLVTVVLTVVLRALKAPDGIDETTAADYKADAGDPGVQADLPPATAGSPGGH from the coding sequence ATGAACGGCGGAGTGAACGGCGTCGCACTCGCCGTCTTCATCTTCTTCTTCGTGGTCGTCACGGCCATGGGGTTCCTGGCCGCGCGCTGGCGCCGCGCCGAGAACGCCAACAACCTCGACGAATGGGGACTGGGCGGCCGCAGCTTCGGCACCTGGGTCACCTGGTTCCTGCTCGGCGGCGACCTCTACACCGCGTACACCTTCGTCGCCGTCCCGGCGGCGATCTACGCGGCGGGCGCGTCCGGCTTCTTCGCGGTCCCGTACACCATCCTGGTCTACCCGCTGATCTTCACCTTCCTGCCCCGGCTGTGGTCGGTGTCCCATAAGCACGGGTACGTCACCACGTCGGACTTCGTCCGCGGCCGCTTCGGCTCCAAGGGGCTCTCGCTGGCCGTCGCGGTCACCGGCATCCTCGCGACCATGCCGTACATCGCCCTCCAGCTCGTCGGCATCCAGGCGGTGCTGGACGTGATGGGCGTCGGCGGCGGGGAGAACACCAACTGGTTCATCAAGGACCTGCCGCTGCTGATCGCCTTCGGCGTCCTCGCGGCGTACACCTACTCCTCCGGGCTGCGCGCGCCCGCGCTGATCGCCTTCGTCAAGGACACCCTGATCTACATCGTCATCGCGGTGGCGATCATCTACATCCCGATCAAGCTGGGCGGCTTCGACGACATCTTCGCCGCGGCGAACGACAAGTTCACCAAGGCGGGAACGGGTTCGCTCGCACCCCCGGCGGAGGGCCAGTGGGCCTACGGCACCCTGGCCCTGGGCTCGGCGCTCGCCCTGTTCATGTATCCGCACTCGATCACCGCGACGCTCTCCAGCCGCAGCCGCCAGGTGATCCGCCGCAACACCACGATCCTGCCGCTGTACTCGCTGATGCTGGGGCTGCTGGCGCTGCTCGGCTTCATGGCCATCGCCGCCGGGGTCCAGGTCGAAAACGGCCAGCTCGCCATCCCCCAGCTCTTCGAGGACATGTTCCCCGACTGGTTCGCGGGCATCGCCTTCGCCGCGATCGGCATCGGCGCCCTCGTCCCGGCGGCCATCATGTCGATCGCCGCGGCGAACCTCTTCACCCGCAACATCTACAAGGACTTCCTGCGGCCGAACGCCACGCCGGAGGAGGAGACCAAGGTCTCCAAGCTGGTCTCGCTGCTGGTGAAGGTCGGCGCGCTGATCTTCGTGCTGGGCATGGACAAGACCGTCGCGATCAACTTCCAGCTCCTGGGCGGTATCTGGATCCTCCAGACCTTCCCGGCCCTGGTGGGCGGCCTGTTCACCCGCTGGTTCCACCGCTGGGCGCTGCTGGCGGGCTGGGCGGTCGGCATGGTCTACGGAACGTGGAAGGCGTACGACACCCCGAGCGGCACCCAGAAGCACTTCGGCAACACCGCCGATATGCCCGCCATCGGGGAGATCGGCTACATCGGTTTCACCGCGATCGCGCTCAACGTGCTGGTGACCGTCGTCCTGACGGTGGTGCTGCGCGCGCTCAAGGCCCCCGACGGCATCGACGAGACCACCGCCGCGGACTACAAGGCGGACGCGGGCGACCCGGGCGTCCAGGCCGACCTCCCGCCGGCCACGGCGGGCTCCCCGGGCGGCCACTGA
- a CDS encoding DUF397 domain-containing protein, which translates to MRTHHWRKSSYSSQGANCLYVSASDNATIRLRESDEPNTILTTTPTALSALIRSAKAGQLDHLAKA; encoded by the coding sequence ATGCGCACCCACCACTGGCGGAAGTCCTCGTACAGCTCCCAAGGGGCCAACTGCCTCTACGTCTCCGCATCCGACAACGCCACGATCCGACTGCGCGAGAGCGACGAACCCAACACCATCCTCACCACCACCCCCACCGCCCTGAGCGCCCTCATACGCAGCGCCAAGGCCGGGCAACTCGACCACCTCGCCAAGGCATAG
- a CDS encoding DUF397 domain-containing protein, producing the protein MRTHHWQKSSYSSAGNACLYVSVPDNATIRLRESDEPDTILTTTPHALDALIRSAKSGRLDHLGRA; encoded by the coding sequence ATGCGCACCCACCACTGGCAGAAGTCCTCGTACAGCTCCGCAGGCAACGCCTGCCTGTACGTCTCCGTACCCGACAACGCCACCATCCGACTCCGCGAGAGCGACGAACCCGACACGATCCTCACCACCACCCCCCACGCCCTGGACGCCCTCATACGCAGCGCCAAGTCCGGGCGACTCGACCACCTCGGCAGAGCGTGA
- a CDS encoding GntR family transcriptional regulator has translation METEGATAAAAAITTAESDGNGSAGARTARVPKYYRLKRHLLDITETLPPGTPVPPERTLAAEFDTSRTTVRQALQELVVEGRLERIQGKGTFVAKPKVSQALQLTSYTEDMKAQGLEPTSQLLDIGYVTADDRLSGLLDIAAGGRVLRIERLRLASGEPMAIETTHLSAKRFPALRRSLVKYASLYTALAEVYDVRLAEAEETIETSLATPREAGLLGTDVGLPMLMLSRHSRDASGEPVEWVRSVYRGDRYKFVARLQRPNG, from the coding sequence ATGGAGACCGAGGGGGCAACGGCGGCAGCGGCGGCCATCACGACGGCCGAGAGCGACGGCAACGGCTCCGCCGGGGCGCGTACGGCGCGCGTCCCGAAGTACTACCGCCTCAAGCGCCACTTGCTGGACATCACCGAGACCCTGCCACCGGGCACCCCGGTCCCGCCGGAGCGCACCCTGGCCGCCGAGTTCGACACCTCGCGCACCACCGTGCGCCAGGCGCTGCAGGAGCTGGTCGTCGAGGGACGGCTGGAGCGGATCCAGGGCAAGGGCACCTTCGTGGCCAAGCCCAAGGTCTCCCAGGCGCTGCAACTCACCTCGTACACCGAGGACATGAAGGCCCAGGGCCTGGAGCCCACCTCCCAGCTCCTGGACATCGGCTATGTCACCGCCGACGACCGGCTCTCCGGGCTGCTGGACATCGCCGCCGGCGGGCGGGTGCTGCGCATCGAGCGGCTGCGGCTGGCCAGCGGCGAGCCGATGGCGATCGAGACCACCCATCTGTCCGCCAAGCGCTTCCCCGCGCTGCGCCGCAGCCTGGTCAAGTACGCCTCGCTCTACACGGCGCTGGCCGAGGTGTACGACGTCCGCCTGGCCGAGGCCGAGGAGACCATCGAGACCTCGCTGGCCACTCCGCGCGAGGCGGGGCTGCTGGGCACCGATGTGGGGCTGCCGATGCTGATGCTCTCGCGCCATTCGCGGGACGCGTCCGGGGAGCCGGTGGAGTGGGTGCGGTCGGTCTACCGCGGGGACCGCTACAAGTTCGTGGCCCGGCTCCAGCGGCCGAACGGCTGA
- a CDS encoding DUF3311 domain-containing protein yields MSDTSASPGRRPVVTPARVVAALCLIAPFVGMLWVGSYAKVEPTLIGIPFFYWYQMLWVPISAVLTSVAYILVRREQRARKGGESA; encoded by the coding sequence ATGTCAGACACGTCCGCTTCACCCGGCAGGAGACCGGTCGTGACGCCTGCGCGCGTCGTGGCCGCTCTGTGCCTGATCGCACCCTTTGTCGGAATGCTCTGGGTCGGCTCGTACGCCAAGGTCGAGCCGACCCTCATCGGGATCCCGTTCTTCTACTGGTACCAGATGCTCTGGGTGCCCATCTCGGCCGTGCTGACCTCGGTCGCCTACATCCTGGTCCGCCGTGAGCAGCGGGCACGCAAGGGGGGTGAGTCGGCATGA
- a CDS encoding ATP-binding protein, which produces MPTPPPENPWSYSLRLPHDPRAAAIARTTLRAVLARHGMGGLTDPATLVTSEVVTNAYRHTTGPAEMRIRAVEGRLRISVWDTNPDIPPPFDKPPALFDRSSALAEAAANTEATYGRGLLIVRICADNWGGYALADELFGRSGKLLWFELAPQPPRDAYEIAA; this is translated from the coding sequence ATGCCCACCCCACCCCCGGAAAACCCCTGGTCGTACTCGCTGCGCCTGCCCCACGACCCCCGCGCCGCCGCCATCGCGAGGACCACCCTCCGTGCGGTCCTCGCCCGGCACGGCATGGGTGGCCTCACCGACCCCGCGACCCTCGTGACCAGTGAGGTGGTCACGAACGCCTACCGCCACACCACGGGTCCGGCCGAAATGCGCATCCGCGCCGTGGAGGGGCGTCTGCGGATCAGCGTGTGGGACACGAATCCGGATATCCCGCCGCCCTTCGACAAGCCCCCGGCCCTCTTCGACCGCTCGTCCGCCCTCGCCGAGGCCGCCGCGAACACCGAGGCCACGTACGGGCGCGGCCTGCTCATCGTCCGGATCTGCGCCGACAACTGGGGCGGCTACGCCCTCGCCGACGAGCTGTTCGGCAGGAGCGGCAAGCTGCTCTGGTTCGAACTCGCACCCCAGCCGCCCCGCGACGCCTACGAGATCGCCGCCTGA
- a CDS encoding DUF6333 family protein produces MSDEETLWDYPADEPVERHGEFTLTVVQPPFPGPEGVLEAHDEAGARSFAEAFGTVQRVLEYQGAIPATELIDVDTRADLDVIRVGCWGGVIQINDPALIGLSESFPIEEQAEALAERYPDAVIVAAADMDLPGADYGTWKIVHPGGARIFAAGFAGEEDWDVVGEVTAVLDAFGITPEQAAAAGVDPAHAPGSFAWDALAGLALKAVSPTDRRGLTASVFRVRRTEDAVVSMEDTWFDQ; encoded by the coding sequence ATGTCTGACGAGGAGACCCTGTGGGACTACCCCGCCGATGAACCCGTGGAGCGGCACGGCGAGTTCACCCTGACCGTCGTACAGCCGCCGTTCCCCGGCCCAGAGGGCGTGCTGGAGGCCCACGACGAGGCCGGAGCGCGGTCGTTCGCGGAAGCGTTCGGCACCGTACAGCGGGTCCTGGAGTACCAAGGGGCGATTCCCGCCACCGAACTCATCGACGTGGACACCCGCGCCGACCTGGATGTGATCCGGGTCGGCTGCTGGGGCGGCGTCATCCAGATCAACGACCCTGCCCTGATCGGCCTGTCCGAGAGCTTCCCCATCGAGGAGCAGGCCGAAGCGCTCGCCGAGCGCTACCCCGACGCGGTCATCGTCGCCGCCGCCGACATGGACCTTCCCGGCGCCGACTACGGCACCTGGAAGATCGTGCACCCCGGCGGCGCCCGCATCTTCGCGGCCGGTTTCGCCGGTGAGGAGGACTGGGATGTCGTGGGCGAGGTGACCGCGGTTCTCGATGCCTTCGGGATCACCCCGGAGCAGGCCGCCGCTGCCGGGGTCGACCCGGCCCACGCGCCGGGAAGCTTCGCGTGGGACGCCCTCGCGGGTCTTGCGCTCAAGGCTGTGTCGCCCACCGACCGGCGCGGCCTGACGGCTTCCGTCTTCCGTGTGCGGCGCACCGAGGATGCCGTCGTTTCGATGGAAGACACCTGGTTCGATCAGTAA
- a CDS encoding helix-turn-helix domain-containing protein: MPSSTTPTLRQQRLGAELRKLRDRAGLSTTAAASLLGVNQSRISNIEAGRYAVGADRVRTMACNYTCADTRLVDELAAMTGGRTRGWWEEYREILVPGLLDLAELEHHAADLRIASVVHMPGLLQTTQHARTIFSEAIPPLAGYEVEHRVSFRIKRQAVLYGDQPIPLTVVLHEAALRMGFGGPETTREQLDHLIEMSEHDHITILVIPFGGGTFPGSGQPIVYAHGPVPQLDTVQLDTDHGCEFIDAEAKLVMYRSVLDRMESCALEPAKSRNLIHDIAQDT, translated from the coding sequence ATGCCGTCGAGCACCACCCCGACGCTGCGTCAGCAACGACTGGGCGCCGAGCTGCGCAAACTCCGCGATCGCGCCGGCCTGTCGACCACCGCGGCCGCCTCGCTCCTCGGCGTCAACCAATCCCGCATCAGCAACATCGAGGCCGGGCGGTACGCCGTGGGCGCCGATCGCGTCCGCACCATGGCGTGCAACTACACCTGCGCGGACACTCGGCTGGTCGATGAGTTGGCCGCCATGACCGGAGGCCGTACCCGTGGCTGGTGGGAGGAATACCGGGAGATCCTCGTCCCCGGCTTGCTCGACCTTGCCGAACTGGAGCACCACGCGGCGGACCTGCGCATCGCATCGGTGGTCCACATGCCCGGCCTGCTGCAAACCACCCAGCACGCGCGCACCATCTTCAGCGAGGCCATTCCTCCCCTGGCGGGATACGAAGTGGAGCACCGGGTCTCGTTTCGCATCAAGCGGCAGGCGGTCCTCTACGGGGACCAGCCGATCCCGCTGACGGTCGTCCTCCACGAGGCCGCCCTGCGCATGGGTTTCGGTGGCCCGGAGACAACCCGCGAGCAGCTCGACCACCTCATCGAGATGAGCGAACACGACCACATCACCATCCTGGTGATCCCCTTCGGCGGCGGCACGTTCCCCGGCTCGGGCCAGCCCATCGTCTATGCTCACGGCCCGGTGCCGCAGCTCGATACCGTCCAGTTGGACACGGACCACGGTTGCGAGTTCATCGACGCGGAGGCCAAGTTGGTGATGTATCGCTCGGTGCTGGACCGGATGGAAAGCTGCGCCCTTGAGCCCGCGAAGTCGCGCAACCTGATCCATGACATCGCGCAGGACACCTGA